Within bacterium, the genomic segment CGGGCCTAGCCACCGCGCAGGCCTGCCCGAGCCAGGGGAGGGAATGGATAATGAGTACCCGCATTAATCATAATATCCTGTCGCTGACAGGACAACGCAACATCTATCAAACCCAACAATCGCTTGAAACCGCTATCAACCGCCTATCAAGTGGTCTTCGCATCAACAACTCCTGGGATGACCCCGCCGGCTTAGCCGTCTCCGAGCGCTTCCGAGCGCAAATTGATTCGATGGCAGAAGCCGAAAAGAACATGGAATACTCGATCAATATGTTAGCGACAGCCGAAGGTTCTCTTTCGGTCATCGACGAAAAATTGATTCGGCTTCGTGCACTTTCGGTACAGGCATCCAACGGCACCTTAACGGATAACGACCGGGCATCGCTCGATGTTGAGTTCCAACAGTTAAAGAGTGAAATCACCCGAATCGCAAACGTTACTAACTACAATGGGATTTATCTGTTGAACGGTGCCTATTCCGGTTCCGGTTCCAATGGCATCAAACTCCACATCGGCACCTACAATACCATCGATAACGATTACTACTACATCACGATGGGAAACATGACAGCAAGCGCGTTGGGAATCGACTCCCTCAACGTTCTGAATACTGTCAACAGCCAATCCGCAATCACGGCGTTAGACGTCGCCATCAATTCCAAAGATTCCGAGCGTACCCGTT encodes:
- a CDS encoding flagellin, translated to MSTRINHNILSLTGQRNIYQTQQSLETAINRLSSGLRINNSWDDPAGLAVSERFRAQIDSMAEAEKNMEYSINMLATAEGSLSVIDEKLIRLRALSVQASNGTLTDNDRASLDVEFQQLKSEITRIANVTNYNGIYLLNGAYSGSGSNGIKLHIGTYNTIDNDYYYITMGNMTASALGIDSLNVLNTVNSQSAITALDVAINSKDSERTRLGSYVNRLRNSIMNIQITHENAVASESQIRDADIAAEMSAFLRSQILMQTGVSMLAQANQVPQIVSQLVG